GGCCGGCCACCGCCAGCCGCCCGGCGCCGAACAGGTACTCGAGCGCGACCTTGCCCTTCGACCAGCCCCACCACGGCCCGGCCCGGTCGCCGCCGTCCTGGAGGTCGGTGACGGCGAGGGGCCCGCGGCGACGGACGTCGTCGAGCACGCGCTCGACGTAGTCCGGGTCCTCCTTCTGGAGCTTCAGCTCCCGCCGGTCGAGCAGCGCGGCGTAGCGCTCCATCCGGTGGCGCAGGTGGGGGTGCAGGCCCACGGGCACGTAGCTGGCCTCGTGGCCCCAGTACTCGAACAGCTCGCGCCGCCGGAAGGCGAGCTCGTCGAGCACCCCCCGCGGGTAGGCCCCGAGCCGCGACCACAGCGGCAGCTCGTGCGAGCGGACCAGCACGTTGACCGAGTCGATCTGCACGAGGCCCATCGCCCCGAGAGCGCGCCGGACGTGGCGGAGGTCGACCCGCCCGGCCGGCCGGCCGTCGACCAGTGCCTGCGCGCCGAGCGCCACCCGCCGGGCCGCCGCCGCCGACAGCCGCACGGGCGCGACCGTGCCGCCGCCGCTCACCACGCGGTCACCGACACCTCCCGCCCCTCGGGAGCCGACGGCGCCGCTCCCATCCGGTCGCCGGCTGCGGCGCCGCCGGCGACACCGGGCGCGTGCCGCCGCGACGACGGCCGGGGATCGCCTGCCGACCAGGGCGCGACCGGCCCCGCCGCACGCGCCGGCCGCGGCGGGCCGCCCGCCGCCGCCCTGTGCGGCTCGGGGATGTGCTCGTTCGGGGCGTCGGTCAGGCGTCCTCCGTCCCGGTGCCGGGGAGGGCGACGACCTCGCCGTCGCCGGTGCCGAAGCCGGCGGCGACGGGCAGGTCGCGGTCCCTGCGCAGCTCCTCGATCTTCGCCAGCGGGCGTTCCAGCTGGCGCCGGCGGGTCGTGGCCAGCCGCTCGTACTCCTTGCCGGCCGACTCGATCCGGGCGCCCACCTTGTCCAGCTGCCCGCAGAACCGCTCCCACTGCTCCGCGAACGCCCCGAGCAGGGAGAGGACCTCGTTCGAGGTCTGCTCCAGCACGAAGTTGTCGAAGGCCTGGCGGATGACGGCCAGCACGGCGAACAGGCTGAACGGCGAGCAGGGGACGACCTTCTGGCGCAGGCAGTCGTCGAGCAGGGTCGGGTCCTGCTCGTGGATGAAGCCGTACACGCTCTCGTTCGGGATGAACAGCAGGACGTAGTCCACCGTGCCGGCCGCGGCGTCGACGTAGTCCCGCCCGCAGAGCTCTCGCACCCGGTGGCGGACGTCGCGGAGGAAGTCGGCCCGCCGCCTGGCCCGCTCGTCGTCCGTCGCCGCCTCCAGGTACCGCAGGTAGTTGGCGGCCGGGAACTTGGCGTCCATGTGGACGACGTGGCCGCGAGGCAGGGGGAAGGTGAAGTCCGGCCGGGTGCCGCGGCCGTCGATCGTGCGCTGCTTCAGGTAGTTCACGCCCTCCACGAAGCCGGCGAGGCGCAGCACGTCCTCCGCCATCCGCTCGCCCCACTGGCCCCTCGCCTGCGGGCTGGCCAGCGCCTCCCGGAGCCCGGCCGTCGTCGCCGTGAGCTCGGCCGTCGTGCGGGCCGTCGCCTCGAGCCGGGTGGTGAGCTCGCCGTGGGCCCGCACCCGGTCCCGCTCGAGGGCGGCGACGAGGCCGGCCACCCGTTCGAGCTGGTCGCCCATGGCGGCCAGCCGCCCGTCGATCAGGCCCTTCTTGGACTCGAGCTCCCGCTCACCGGCCGCCAGCTCCGCGCCGAGCCGCTCCCTCGCCATCGTGACGACGTGGTCCACCGCCGCCCGCACGGTCGCGTCGCGCTCGGCCGCGGCCGCCTCGCGGACCTCGGCCGCGACCAGCGCGGCCGCCTCGTCCGCCGCCGCCCGCTGGCGGGCCGCGACGACGGCCGCGGCCAGCACCGCCGCGACCCCGGCGGCCGCCACCGCCACCGTCACCACCAGCACGAGGACCATGCGGCAAACCCTAAGCAGGGGGTGTGACAGGAACGGGGACCGGCGGCCGGGCCGGCGGGATCAGCGGGCGGAGCGGAGCAGCCAGGGGCGGACCACGGCGACGCTCGCCGCCGGGTCGAACGGCACGAGGTGGACGACCACGGCCTGGCCCGGGTCGGGACCGGGCGCGTCCTCCTCCAGCACGACCTCCTCGTCGCGCTCGTCCTCGAACACGTCCCGCACGCCGAGCACCAGCCCGCTCAGCAGCGCGCCGGTGGCGGCGCCCCGGCGCACCGGACGGGACGGCGCCGCACGGTGCCGCCGGTCCTCCGCCGGGGGCCGGCCCCAGGCGTCGAGGGCCGCCAGGGTCGCCTCGTCGTAGACCTCGGAGAGGTCCGGCGGCGGCGGTCGGTCGGCGTCCTGCATGCCCCGACCAGCGTACGGGCGCGTCGGGTCGATACGCCCGTTCCGACGACGGCCGCCGGCGCCGCCGACGCCCGGCACGAGTCGCCTCCTCAGACGGTCCGCAGGCTGAGCGACGGCCGGCCCCGGCCGCGACGGATCAGGCGAGGCGGGCGCGGTAGCGGACCTCGGGGACCGTGATGCGGTCGCCCGGTGGGCCGACCTCCTCGTCGCGCGTCGCACCGTCGGGGGCCCAGCCGGCGGCCTCGTAGAAGCGGCAGGCCCGGTCGTTCCCGGCCAGCACCCACAGCACCGCCTCGGCGAACCCGGCCGCCCGCAGCCGGTCGGTGACCGCGGCGAGCAGCGCCCGACCCCGGCCCGCGCCGATCGCCGCCGGGTGGCAGTAGAGGGCGTGGACCTCGCCGTCGGCACCGCCGCCCGCCTCCGGGCCGTACATGGCGAACCCCTCGACGGTGCCCGGCGGGCCGGCGACGACGACCGTCGCCTCGGGGAGCGAGGGCTCCTCCGACGAGAGCCGGCGGGCCCACTGACGCCACCGGGCGACGGGGTCGAGGGCGGCCAGGAAGGCGCCGGGCATCTGGTCGGCGTAGGCGAACCGCCAGGAGGCGACGTGGACGAACGCGACGGCCGGCGCGTCGGACGGCACCACGTCCCGCACGACGACCGCCGGCTCCGGCCCGCCGCCGGCGCCGACGGGCACCGGGAAGGCGGTCGACAGCCCCGCGACGGCGTCGCCCCGCTCCTCGGGCGGCGGGGCCCCGGCCGGGGAGCCGGCGAGCGGCGGGAGGGACAGGCCGGCGGCCGAGGCCAGGTCGCGGGCGGCGGCGAGGTCGTCGGAGGACGGGGCGGGGCGGCGGTCGAGCAGGAGGAGGAGCGCGACCTCGGGCCGCAGGCACGGGAGGCGCCGCCCGGCGAGGCGGCCGTCGACCACGTCGCCGTCGGCCAGCGTGCGGGCCTCGCCGCCGCCACCCATGGGGCGGGCGTCGACGACCAGCGCGCCGCCGGCCGCCGAGACGGCGTCGGCCACCCGCTCGATCGGCACGACGACCTCGGCCGGCCCCGACGGCGACCGACCCGCGATGGCGTCCGCCGCCCACCGCCCGGCCAGGCCGAACGGCACGCCGGCGGCGGCCAGGCGGTCCAGCGCGGCGAAGGCGTCGTCGGCCGTCACCGCGGCCCCACGTCGGCCGCCCACCGCGTCGACCGCCGCCGCCCCGAAGTGCGGCGCAGGTCAGCCATCGTCACCGCCCGCGCCGAGGTCGACGGCGATCGCGTACACCCGGCGCTTCGGCACCTTGAGCTCGGCGGCGACCTCGGCGACGGCGGTGCGCTTGTCCTCCCCCGCGGCGAGGCGGTCCCGCAGGGCTCGCTCGACGTCGCCGTCGGTCGCCGGCCCGGTGGGCGGCGCGCCGGCCACCACGATCACGAACTCCCCGAGCGGCGCCACCGCCTCGGCCCGCTCGACGGCCGCCGCCAGGGTGCCCCGCCACACCTCCTCGTGGAGCTTGGTGAGCTCCCGGGCCAGCACCACCTCCCGCCGGCCGCCCATCGCCTCGGCCAGGTCGGCCAACGTGCGGGCCAGGCGGTGGGGCGCCTCCAGCAGCACCATCGTGCGCTCCTCGCCGGCCAGGGCGCGCAGCCGCTCGCCCCGCCCCGACCCCCGCCGGGGCAGGAACCCCTCGAAGCAGAACCGGCCGGTCGGCAGCCCGCTCACCGTCAGCGCGGCGACCACCGACGACGGCCCGGGCACGGCGACGACCTCGTGCCCGGCCGAGACGGCCGCCCGCACCAGCCGCTCGCCCGGGTCGGAGATGGCCGGCGTGCCGGCGTCGGTCACGAGCGCCACCCGCTGGCCGCGGTCGAGGTAGGCGAGGACGGCCCGCACCTCGCCGGCCTCCGTGTGGTCGTTGACGACGAGCAGCCGGGGCGCCGGCACGCCCGCGTGCTGGAGGAGGCGGCCGGTGCGGCGGGTGTCCTCGCAGGCGATCACGTCGGCGGCGCGCAGCTCCTCGACGGCCCGGGGCGACAGGTCGCCGAGGTTCCCGATCGGGGTGGCGACGAGGACGAGCGCGCCGCTCACGACCGCACCTCCAGCCGGTCGCCCGGCCCGACCCCCCACCGGGAGAACGACCCGGCCTCGGCCTCGACGACGGCGCGGGCGCGGAGCACCGCCCTCGTCACCCGGTTG
The Acidimicrobiales bacterium DNA segment above includes these coding regions:
- a CDS encoding DNA recombination protein RmuC encodes the protein MVLVLVVTVAVAAAGVAAVLAAAVVAARQRAAADEAAALVAAEVREAAAAERDATVRAAVDHVVTMARERLGAELAAGERELESKKGLIDGRLAAMGDQLERVAGLVAALERDRVRAHGELTTRLEATARTTAELTATTAGLREALASPQARGQWGERMAEDVLRLAGFVEGVNYLKQRTIDGRGTRPDFTFPLPRGHVVHMDAKFPAANYLRYLEAATDDERARRRADFLRDVRHRVRELCGRDYVDAAAGTVDYVLLFIPNESVYGFIHEQDPTLLDDCLRQKVVPCSPFSLFAVLAVIRQAFDNFVLEQTSNEVLSLLGAFAEQWERFCGQLDKVGARIESAGKEYERLATTRRRQLERPLAKIEELRRDRDLPVAAGFGTGDGEVVALPGTGTEDA
- a CDS encoding GNAT family N-acetyltransferase — its product is MTADDAFAALDRLAAAGVPFGLAGRWAADAIAGRSPSGPAEVVVPIERVADAVSAAGGALVVDARPMGGGGEARTLADGDVVDGRLAGRRLPCLRPEVALLLLLDRRPAPSSDDLAAARDLASAAGLSLPPLAGSPAGAPPPEERGDAVAGLSTAFPVPVGAGGGPEPAVVVRDVVPSDAPAVAFVHVASWRFAYADQMPGAFLAALDPVARWRQWARRLSSEEPSLPEATVVVAGPPGTVEGFAMYGPEAGGGADGEVHALYCHPAAIGAGRGRALLAAVTDRLRAAGFAEAVLWVLAGNDRACRFYEAAGWAPDGATRDEEVGPPGDRITVPEVRYRARLA
- the rsmI gene encoding 16S rRNA (cytidine(1402)-2'-O)-methyltransferase, with translation MSGALVLVATPIGNLGDLSPRAVEELRAADVIACEDTRRTGRLLQHAGVPAPRLLVVNDHTEAGEVRAVLAYLDRGQRVALVTDAGTPAISDPGERLVRAAVSAGHEVVAVPGPSSVVAALTVSGLPTGRFCFEGFLPRRGSGRGERLRALAGEERTMVLLEAPHRLARTLADLAEAMGGRREVVLARELTKLHEEVWRGTLAAAVERAEAVAPLGEFVIVVAGAPPTGPATDGDVERALRDRLAAGEDKRTAVAEVAAELKVPKRRVYAIAVDLGAGGDDG